The following proteins come from a genomic window of Fontisubflavum oceani:
- a CDS encoding L-2-amino-thiazoline-4-carboxylic acid hydrolase has product MIVRLWRRGFLSALNRGGDPHISDKDLIARARHLAARRHLVAEDGQTELTHALATGLHAATELLEEAGLSRRDARDRAGAAFLKSGQNLARWSMRLWLWVTPDPVGHAKAGNKLAERARMAWGSGLKTHQENGPDYATLMVTECVFVDYFWDAGRSDLTPILCAWDAQWMEIVNASDRPVLVSRSGTLAQGCEACDFCFKREAKLVYSAPFWDRLRGPGHGHG; this is encoded by the coding sequence ATGATTGTACGATTGTGGCGGCGCGGGTTTTTGAGCGCTCTGAATCGCGGTGGTGACCCCCACATATCCGACAAGGATTTGATTGCGCGCGCGAGGCATTTGGCTGCTCGGCGGCATTTGGTGGCCGAAGATGGGCAGACCGAACTGACTCATGCATTGGCCACCGGGCTACATGCGGCGACCGAGTTGTTGGAAGAGGCGGGACTAAGCCGTCGCGACGCGCGGGACAGGGCCGGGGCCGCATTTCTGAAATCCGGTCAAAACCTGGCGCGCTGGTCGATGCGGCTGTGGCTGTGGGTCACGCCGGACCCGGTTGGCCACGCGAAAGCGGGCAACAAACTGGCCGAACGGGCGCGGATGGCCTGGGGAAGTGGGTTGAAAACCCATCAGGAAAATGGCCCAGATTATGCGACTTTGATGGTCACCGAATGTGTGTTCGTGGACTATTTCTGGGATGCCGGGCGCAGCGATCTGACGCCGATCCTCTGCGCCTGGGATGCGCAATGGATGGAGATTGTAAACGCGTCGGACAGGCCCGTGTTGGTCAGCCGCTCCGGCACCTTGGCGCAAGGCTGCGAGGCCTGCGACTTTTGTTTCAAGCGCGAAGCGAAACTGGTCTACTCCGCCCCGTTTTGGGACCGCCTACGCGGCCCGGGCCACGGGCACGGATAG
- the dksA gene encoding RNA polymerase-binding protein DksA, with protein MGATQDMIEQSGPDKGSDMKVEVFLPEDYRPAEDEPFMNERQVEYFRRKLISWKEDLLAGSRDTVAGLQDGTRNIPDVADRASEETDRALELRTRDRQRKLIAKIDSALRRIEEGEYGYCEDTGEPISLKRLDARPIATMSLEAQERHERREKVHRDD; from the coding sequence ATGGGCGCGACACAAGACATGATTGAGCAATCCGGCCCCGACAAGGGGAGTGACATGAAAGTCGAAGTCTTTCTGCCTGAAGATTATCGTCCCGCAGAGGACGAACCGTTTATGAACGAGCGCCAGGTGGAGTATTTCCGCCGCAAGCTGATTTCCTGGAAAGAAGACCTCCTGGCCGGAAGCCGGGATACGGTTGCGGGCCTGCAAGACGGCACGCGCAATATTCCGGATGTCGCCGACCGGGCATCGGAAGAAACCGACCGGGCGCTTGAGTTGCGGACACGTGACCGTCAACGCAAGTTGATCGCCAAGATCGATTCGGCGCTGCGCCGGATCGAAGAAGGCGAATACGGCTATTGCGAAGACACGGGCGAGCCGATCTCGCTGAAACGGCTGGATGCCCGCCCGATCGCGACGATGAGCCTCGAGGCGCAAGAGCGTCACGAGCGGCGTGAGAAGGTCCACCGCGACGACTAA
- a CDS encoding DUF2267 domain-containing protein, which translates to MPMPTTYRHATKDWQAFMADAKDQMGLISDNSTYTAIDAVFQVFRCRLTVAQALEFADLLPAVAHALFLARYDSAAVPLPFADRATMTAEAKSVRPHHNLTPDNAIAAVAYALHRHTNPIDLARVLAAIGPEAEAFWHVDVADPSELARQIT; encoded by the coding sequence ATGCCGATGCCCACCACCTATCGCCACGCGACCAAGGATTGGCAGGCCTTTATGGCCGATGCGAAAGATCAGATGGGGCTGATCTCGGACAACTCGACCTATACGGCCATCGACGCGGTGTTTCAGGTGTTCCGCTGCCGGTTGACCGTGGCCCAAGCGCTTGAATTCGCGGATTTGTTGCCCGCCGTCGCCCATGCGCTGTTTCTCGCCCGCTACGACAGTGCGGCGGTACCCCTGCCCTTCGCGGATCGCGCCACGATGACCGCGGAGGCAAAATCGGTGCGCCCGCATCACAACCTGACCCCCGACAACGCCATCGCGGCGGTTGCCTATGCGCTCCACCGCCACACAAACCCGATCGACCTTGCCCGGGTCTTGGCAGCAATCGGTCCGGAGGCCGAAGCGTTCTGGCATGTGGATGTGGCCGATCCGTCGGAGTTGGCGCGGCAGATCACCTAA
- a CDS encoding AAA family ATPase, which yields MKFSGTKDYVATEDLTVAVNAAVTLERPLLVKGEPGTGKTELARQVAGALGLPILEWHIKSTTRAQQGLYEYDAVSRLRDSQLGDERVNDVANYIKRGKLWQAFAADERVVLLIDEIDKADIEFPNDLLQELDRMEFFVYETGETVTARQRPIVIITSNNEKELPDAFLRRCFFHYIRFPEMEVMKQIVEVHHPGIKQALLTTALTQFYEIRDQQGLKKKPSTSEVLDWLKLLLAEDLDPEDLRRDGANALPKLHGALLKNEQDVALFERLAFMARGQR from the coding sequence ATGAAATTTAGCGGCACAAAAGACTATGTGGCGACCGAAGATTTGACCGTTGCGGTAAATGCCGCCGTGACATTGGAACGCCCGCTTCTGGTCAAAGGCGAACCCGGCACCGGCAAGACCGAGCTGGCGCGGCAAGTGGCTGGCGCTTTGGGCCTGCCGATCCTCGAATGGCATATCAAGTCGACAACGCGGGCGCAGCAGGGCCTTTACGAATATGACGCCGTCAGCCGGTTGCGCGACAGCCAGTTGGGCGATGAGCGGGTCAATGATGTGGCCAATTACATCAAGCGCGGGAAGCTCTGGCAGGCCTTCGCCGCCGATGAACGCGTGGTCTTGTTGATCGACGAGATCGATAAGGCGGATATCGAATTCCCGAACGATCTTCTACAAGAACTCGACCGTATGGAGTTCTTTGTCTATGAAACCGGCGAGACGGTGACAGCCCGCCAGCGGCCCATCGTCATCATCACCTCGAACAACGAAAAAGAACTGCCGGACGCGTTTTTGCGCCGCTGTTTCTTCCACTACATCCGCTTCCCCGAGATGGAGGTGATGAAACAGATTGTCGAGGTGCATCATCCGGGCATCAAACAGGCGCTTTTGACCACGGCTCTGACGCAGTTCTATGAGATCCGCGACCAACAGGGGTTGAAGAAGAAACCCTCAACATCTGAGGTTCTCGACTGGCTGAAACTGCTGTTGGCCGAAGATCTGGACCCGGAAGATCTACGCCGCGACGGGGCCAATGCGCTGCCGAAACTACATGGCGCGCTCCTCAAAAACGAACAAGACGTCGCCCTGTTTGAACGACTGGCCTTCATGGCGCGCGGACAGCGCTAG
- a CDS encoding RSP_2648 family PIN domain-containing protein — protein MRLCLDACVLYPTVLREILIGMAEAGLIQPLWSARILEEWARAAARRNPGDDVIARGEIAVLRSAWPEAEIAPQPDLEAQLWLPDAHDIHVLETAIAGCAEAILTFNLKDFPARELQGHDLQAIHPDALLYRLWQEQPDIIAEVVDRVHSQAERLSGERLDLRKLMKRARLPRLGKALAT, from the coding sequence ATGAGGCTGTGCCTCGACGCCTGCGTGCTCTATCCAACGGTGCTGCGCGAGATCCTGATCGGCATGGCGGAGGCCGGGCTGATCCAGCCGCTTTGGTCGGCGCGGATCTTGGAGGAATGGGCGCGCGCGGCAGCGCGGCGAAACCCGGGCGACGACGTCATTGCGCGAGGTGAGATCGCTGTTCTGCGGAGCGCATGGCCCGAAGCCGAGATCGCGCCGCAGCCCGATTTGGAGGCGCAACTCTGGCTTCCCGATGCGCATGACATCCATGTGCTGGAAACGGCGATTGCGGGCTGCGCTGAGGCAATTTTAACCTTCAATCTCAAGGATTTTCCGGCGCGGGAGCTGCAAGGTCATGATTTGCAAGCCATCCATCCCGATGCCTTGCTCTATCGGCTTTGGCAGGAGCAACCAGATATCATCGCCGAAGTGGTTGATCGGGTGCATAGTCAAGCAGAAAGGCTCTCGGGCGAGAGGCTTGATTTGCGAAAGCTGATGAAGCGGGCGCGGCTGCCTCGATTGGGCAAAGCGCTGGCGACTTAG
- a CDS encoding M48 family metallopeptidase — MLKFTPILLAILYALAMYQFSAWRTRRELDQRSSELADARLRGLTDQMARALGIERIKVHLYEIDPVNGLAAPDGRIFLTRGFYNKYRLGEVSAEEIASVIAHELGHVALGHTRRRMIDFSGQNAVRVALATVLGRLIPGVGVWIANMLASLLMARLSRQDEYEADAYASALLVKAGIGTGPQKTLFSKLEGLTGMGGRGMPAWLMSHPKTQDRIAAIEALEARWARELPSE; from the coding sequence ATGCTGAAGTTCACCCCGATCCTTTTGGCCATTCTCTACGCGCTTGCGATGTATCAGTTTTCGGCCTGGCGGACGCGGCGGGAACTGGATCAACGCTCCAGCGAGTTGGCCGATGCCCGCTTGCGCGGTTTGACCGATCAAATGGCACGCGCCCTTGGGATCGAGCGGATCAAGGTCCACCTGTATGAAATCGATCCCGTGAACGGATTGGCCGCGCCCGATGGGCGGATTTTCCTCACGCGCGGGTTCTACAACAAATACCGGTTGGGCGAGGTCAGCGCCGAAGAGATTGCGAGCGTCATCGCCCATGAATTGGGCCATGTGGCGCTCGGCCATACGCGCCGCCGGATGATAGATTTCTCCGGGCAAAACGCCGTCCGTGTGGCCCTCGCCACGGTTCTGGGCCGCCTCATACCGGGCGTCGGCGTTTGGATCGCCAATATGCTCGCCTCGCTTCTGATGGCCCGGCTCAGCCGACAGGATGAATACGAGGCTGATGCCTATGCCTCGGCACTTTTGGTGAAAGCGGGCATCGGGACCGGCCCGCAAAAGACACTGTTTTCCAAGCTCGAAGGGCTAACCGGCATGGGTGGGCGGGGTATGCCCGCCTGGCTTATGAGCCATCCCAAGACGCAGGACCGGATCGCCGCGATCGAGGCGCTCGAAGCGCGTTGGGCTCGAGAATTGCCAAGCGAGTAA
- a CDS encoding GNAT family N-acetyltransferase: MPHLNHSSTPPPRTEWDSFPVTSDISIRPLSSDDKAVWVNLWRDYLAFYDTTLPSEIYDLTFARYTDATRKDMRAWLAWDTTMAVGLVHAIAHPHGWKAEPVTYLQDLFTTPAARGKGVARALIETVYADADAAGRPSVYWLTQIGNTPARALYDRVATPTDFMKYQRTN, translated from the coding sequence GTGCCACATTTGAACCATAGCTCAACACCTCCACCACGGACCGAATGGGACAGTTTTCCAGTGACATCTGACATTTCCATTCGCCCGCTTTCATCAGATGACAAGGCGGTCTGGGTTAACCTGTGGCGGGACTATCTGGCGTTCTACGACACCACCCTCCCATCGGAGATCTATGACCTGACGTTCGCGCGCTACACCGATGCCACCCGAAAAGACATGCGCGCCTGGCTCGCTTGGGATACAACAATGGCGGTCGGTCTGGTTCACGCAATCGCGCATCCGCATGGCTGGAAGGCCGAGCCCGTCACCTATCTGCAAGACCTCTTCACCACGCCTGCGGCGCGCGGCAAAGGTGTGGCGCGGGCGCTGATCGAAACCGTCTATGCCGATGCGGATGCCGCAGGGCGCCCATCGGTCTATTGGCTTACACAGATCGGCAACACACCGGCCCGCGCGCTTTATGATCGCGTCGCGACCCCGACGGATTTTATGAAATATCAAAGGACCAATTAG
- a CDS encoding DUF2927 domain-containing protein, producing the protein MFRLSLLAACVALCGCVPAAVSDLPERRDATLPTALPPMAQFSLRAAAAPRRSNIEIARDFLELSFEMESGRHIDRISRFEGPITVAVAPGAPTSLGPDLDRLLARLRREADINISRVQRGTGPASITIETLPRAQMQRIVPQAACFVVPRVSSWQEFRRARTSRDLDWTTLATREQVAVFIPSDVSPQEIRDCLHEEVSQAIGPLNDLYRLSDSIFNDDNFNAVLTGFDMLVLRAYYDDSLRSGMTRAEVANRLPSLLSRLNPRGNRSAGPAAPRSPDAWINAIETALGTGTSGPRRLFAAQQAVALAQSAGLRDGRLAFSYFALGRLTLARDPDLSLTSFLNAGRLYREIDPNGIQLAHVDMQLAAFALSSGRIDQTLALTGGAMPAATRAQNASLLATLLMIRAEALDAAGRASEARAVRLDSLAWGRYGFGRTEAVQARLAEVAGLSPPA; encoded by the coding sequence GTGTTTCGATTGTCTCTTCTCGCTGCTTGCGTCGCGCTTTGCGGTTGTGTGCCTGCGGCGGTCTCTGACTTGCCCGAACGTCGCGATGCCACACTGCCGACCGCGCTGCCCCCGATGGCGCAATTCTCGCTCCGCGCGGCGGCGGCTCCGAGACGGTCGAATATCGAGATTGCCCGCGATTTTCTGGAGCTCAGCTTCGAGATGGAAAGCGGTCGGCACATCGACCGGATCAGCCGGTTCGAAGGCCCAATTACGGTGGCCGTCGCCCCGGGGGCACCCACCTCGCTTGGCCCAGATCTCGACCGGCTTCTGGCGCGCCTGCGCCGCGAGGCCGATATCAACATCTCCCGAGTGCAACGCGGCACAGGGCCTGCGTCGATCACGATCGAAACCCTGCCGCGTGCCCAGATGCAGCGGATCGTGCCACAAGCGGCCTGTTTCGTGGTGCCCCGGGTATCAAGCTGGCAAGAATTCCGCCGCGCCCGCACGTCGCGCGATCTGGATTGGACAACGCTTGCCACCCGCGAGCAGGTGGCGGTGTTCATCCCCTCCGACGTTTCACCGCAAGAGATACGCGACTGCCTACATGAAGAAGTGAGCCAAGCGATCGGCCCGCTCAACGACCTCTATCGCCTGTCCGATAGCATCTTCAACGATGACAATTTCAATGCGGTCTTGACCGGGTTCGATATGCTGGTCCTCCGCGCTTATTACGATGACAGCTTGCGGTCGGGGATGACCCGCGCCGAGGTGGCCAATCGCCTGCCCAGCCTGCTGTCGCGCCTGAACCCGCGCGGCAATCGCAGCGCGGGCCCCGCCGCGCCACGCAGCCCGGATGCCTGGATCAACGCCATCGAAACCGCCCTTGGCACTGGAACCAGTGGCCCGCGCCGACTATTCGCCGCGCAGCAAGCGGTGGCTTTGGCACAATCCGCCGGCCTCCGCGACGGTCGCCTGGCGTTTTCCTATTTCGCTTTGGGCCGCCTGACGCTGGCCCGGGATCCAGACCTGTCCCTCACCTCTTTTTTGAATGCTGGGCGTCTCTATCGCGAGATTGACCCAAATGGCATCCAGTTGGCGCATGTGGATATGCAACTGGCGGCATTCGCTCTCTCCTCTGGCCGGATCGACCAAACGCTCGCCTTGACCGGGGGTGCGATGCCCGCCGCCACACGGGCCCAAAACGCCAGTCTCTTGGCCACGCTCTTGATGATCCGCGCCGAAGCATTGGATGCGGCCGGGCGCGCGTCAGAGGCCCGTGCGGTTCGGCTCGACAGTCTTGCCTGGGGCCGTTATGGCTTCGGCCGGACCGAGGCCGTGCAGGCCCGGCTAGCCGAGGTGGCCGGGCTCAGCCCGCCAGCCTGA
- a CDS encoding TetR/AcrR family transcriptional regulator, translating into MTGPRKRLYREDWLDLGLKLLSADGPDALRVDRICAEARVTKGSFYHHFEDLSSFLIALAKQWRVLYTDIFVEQFNPATLTDTQLAALIEEALEIDIHLELNIRELAKRDDRIAALLAETETARLAFVAEVYKSRFGVDEETARDLSLLDYGAFSGIVLLNPEISIDERRRIYLLFDELLRARFQPATERPAGTV; encoded by the coding sequence ATGACCGGCCCGCGCAAACGCCTCTACCGGGAAGATTGGCTTGATCTTGGGTTGAAGCTCTTGAGCGCCGATGGGCCCGATGCCCTGCGTGTTGATCGGATCTGTGCCGAGGCGCGGGTCACCAAAGGCTCTTTCTATCATCATTTTGAGGATCTTAGCAGCTTCCTCATAGCCTTGGCCAAGCAGTGGCGGGTGCTCTACACCGATATCTTCGTGGAGCAGTTCAACCCGGCGACGCTCACCGACACACAGCTTGCCGCGCTGATTGAAGAAGCTTTGGAAATCGACATTCATTTGGAGCTTAACATTCGTGAGTTGGCGAAGCGAGATGACCGAATTGCGGCCTTGCTGGCGGAGACCGAAACGGCGCGGCTTGCCTTTGTCGCCGAGGTCTACAAATCGCGTTTCGGTGTTGATGAAGAGACGGCGCGCGACCTGTCGCTCCTGGATTATGGTGCCTTCAGTGGGATCGTTCTGCTAAACCCAGAGATTTCGATCGATGAAAGAAGACGGATTTATTTGTTGTTTGACGAGTTGCTGCGGGCCCGATTTCAGCCCGCGACGGAAAGACCCGCAGGTACCGTGTAA
- a CDS encoding AEC family transporter, which produces MLQTLADPILPVFLALVTGYALRKGGVMEAAHAAAINKFAFYLAVPALIVSVVGKAPIGDFEWAAVGVYFAVQMTLYLGTFALLKIVLRLPTAEALLLGMAASFVNHVFFVLPIAERLVGPDAGVPMAGLVMLDAGVIFPATVLATALLTAKGETRSGMAGLILKNPFVYASPIGIALGLLGDAAPSGIMTFAEFAGASAAPVLLFTLGVTLAGSSLARIGPEVWIVTAVKLLVHPALVGGLLTLVTVSQFTTDITLLVAAGPCGAMPFVIATQYGVRTEAIAKAVLISTVLSILSLAVLTA; this is translated from the coding sequence GTGCTGCAAACACTTGCAGACCCGATTCTACCGGTCTTTCTGGCGCTGGTGACGGGGTATGCTCTGCGCAAGGGCGGCGTGATGGAGGCCGCCCATGCCGCCGCGATCAACAAATTCGCCTTCTATCTGGCGGTGCCTGCGCTGATCGTCTCGGTGGTTGGGAAGGCACCCATCGGAGACTTTGAATGGGCGGCTGTCGGCGTCTATTTCGCGGTGCAGATGACGCTCTATCTGGGCACATTTGCGCTGCTGAAAATCGTCCTGCGCCTGCCAACGGCTGAGGCGCTTTTGCTCGGCATGGCGGCCAGCTTCGTCAACCATGTCTTCTTTGTTTTACCCATTGCCGAACGCTTGGTTGGCCCGGATGCTGGCGTGCCGATGGCCGGGTTGGTCATGCTGGATGCGGGCGTGATCTTTCCGGCCACCGTTCTGGCCACGGCCCTTCTGACAGCCAAGGGTGAGACCAGATCCGGCATGGCGGGCCTGATCCTGAAGAACCCATTTGTCTATGCCTCGCCCATCGGCATCGCCTTGGGCCTGTTGGGCGATGCGGCCCCATCGGGCATTATGACCTTCGCGGAGTTTGCCGGGGCATCGGCGGCGCCCGTGTTGCTCTTTACCCTTGGGGTCACGCTTGCGGGCTCCTCCCTCGCCCGCATCGGTCCCGAGGTTTGGATCGTGACAGCGGTGAAACTGTTGGTGCATCCGGCCTTAGTCGGGGGCCTCCTGACCCTGGTGACGGTCAGCCAATTCACGACCGACATCACGCTTTTGGTGGCCGCCGGCCCCTGCGGCGCGATGCCGTTCGTGATCGCCACGCAATACGGTGTTCGCACCGAGGCGATTGCGAAGGCGGTTCTGATCTCGACCGTGCTTTCGATCCTGTCGCTTGCAGTTTTAACCGCTTAG